The Triticum aestivum cultivar Chinese Spring chromosome 3A, IWGSC CS RefSeq v2.1, whole genome shotgun sequence genome includes a region encoding these proteins:
- the LOC123061669 gene encoding cold-regulated 413 inner membrane protein 2, chloroplastic, which translates to MPISLRLTVPPPAQAPTRRRALDPRAGGNAVAVSPVVLQPARPLRGAAPGPSSVWWRRRGDAAVCCATAHVTAETMRWVSVGAAAMLMFAKGTTIHKSLLVPLVALQAPKDVISWTKGDYGQWTAFLGLLLRLLSLLPGELELPLSTMLFVSIAPYQFMNLRGTQDSVILSLAIAAYLAFQHFTGAGGVRKAFDRGAVVATLCIICITLIPLLFLL; encoded by the exons ATGCCGATCTCGCTCCGCCTCACCGTCCCGCCGCCGGCGCAGGCGCCCACACGCCGCCGGGCCCTGGACCCGAGAGCCGGCGGAAATGCCGTCGCCGTCTCCCCGGTCGTATTACAGCCGGCGCGCCCGCTCAG GGGAGCTGCGCCCGGGCCATCGAGCGTGTGGTGGCGCCGCCGGGGAGACGCCGCCGTGTGCTGCGCGACGGCGCACGTCACCGCCGAGACGATGCGATGGGTGTCCGTTGGGGCCGCCGC TATGTTGATGTTTGCTAAAGGCACAACCATACACAAATCTCTCCTTGTCCCTCTCGTTGCTCTACAAGCACCTAAAGACGTCATCTCATGGACAAA AGGTGACTATGGTCAGTGGACCGCTTTTCTTGGGCTTCTTCTGCGTCTGCTATCCTTGCTTCCAG GTGAACTGGAGCTTCCCTTGTCAACGATGCTGTTTGTTAGCATTGCTCCTTACCAATTCATGAACTTGAG GGGCACTCAAGACTCTGTAATACTGTCATTGGCAATAGCAGCTTATCTCGCGTTTCAGCATTTCACCGGGGCCGGAGGCGTGAGGAAGGCCTTCGACCGTGGAGCGGTAGTTGCAACCTTGTGCATCATCTGCATCACGCTTATCCCCCTCCTGTTCTTGCTCTGA
- the LOC123061670 gene encoding uncharacterized protein isoform X4, with product MSGMSSDDASAEVRLEGEVSGEKVQETQDQNEGSGMPSPQEEEAAIKKKYGGKIPKKSPLISKDHERAFFDSADWALGKQGGNPNKPKGPLEALRPKLQPTQQNARARRSSYASADNDESLSLPAEELIQNDDPTEDKNKE from the exons ATGTCTGGAATGTCATCTGATGATGCAAGTGCTGAAGTGAGGCTTGAAGGAGAAGTTTCTGGTGAAAAGGTACAAGAAACTCAAGATCAGAATGAAGGCAGTGGCATGCCCTCGCCACAAGAGGAG GAGGCAGCAATCAAGAAAAAATATGGAGGAAAAATACCCAAAAAGTCACCACTTATATCGAAG GACCATGAGCGGGCATTCTTTGATTCTGCTGATTGGGCTTTAGGAAAG CAAGGTGGAAATCCCAACAAGCCCAAAGGGCCCCTTGAAGCTCTTCGACCAAAACTCCAG CCTACTCAACAAAATGCTCGTGCCCGCcgatcttcctatgcatctgcagaCAATGATG AGAGTTTGAGTTTGCCTGCCGAGGAGCTGATCCAGAATGATGATCCAACTGAAGACAAGAACAAGGAATAA
- the LOC123061670 gene encoding uncharacterized protein isoform X3: MSGMSSDDASAEVRLEGEVSGEKVQETQDQNEGSGMPSPQEEEAAIKKKYGGKIPKKSPLISKDHERAFFDSADWALGKQGGNPNKPKGPLEALRPKLQPTQQNARARRSSYASADNDGTPYLHILSRQLLVFDGQCSPSLTQHCLLFFL, translated from the exons ATGTCTGGAATGTCATCTGATGATGCAAGTGCTGAAGTGAGGCTTGAAGGAGAAGTTTCTGGTGAAAAGGTACAAGAAACTCAAGATCAGAATGAAGGCAGTGGCATGCCCTCGCCACAAGAGGAG GAGGCAGCAATCAAGAAAAAATATGGAGGAAAAATACCCAAAAAGTCACCACTTATATCGAAG GACCATGAGCGGGCATTCTTTGATTCTGCTGATTGGGCTTTAGGAAAG CAAGGTGGAAATCCCAACAAGCCCAAAGGGCCCCTTGAAGCTCTTCGACCAAAACTCCAG CCTACTCAACAAAATGCTCGTGCCCGCcgatcttcctatgcatctgcagaCAATGATGGTACTCCTTATCTGCACATCCTAAGCAGACAACTCCTTGTATTTGATGGTCAATGCAGTCCCAGTCTCACACAACATTGTCTTTTATTTTTCCTGTAG
- the LOC123061670 gene encoding uncharacterized protein isoform X1, translated as MSGMSSDDASAEVRLEGEVSGEKVQETQDQNEGSGMPSPQEEVLSFPGTIFLGVILASWVYIIHVIFVPSLYGYSQEAAIKKKYGGKIPKKSPLISKDHERAFFDSADWALGKQGGNPNKPKGPLEALRPKLQPTQQNARARRSSYASADNDGTPYLHILSRQLLVFDGQCSPSLTQHCLLFFL; from the exons ATGTCTGGAATGTCATCTGATGATGCAAGTGCTGAAGTGAGGCTTGAAGGAGAAGTTTCTGGTGAAAAGGTACAAGAAACTCAAGATCAGAATGAAGGCAGTGGCATGCCCTCGCCACAAGAGGAGGTACTGTCTTTTCCCGGTACCATTTTTTTGGGGGTGATCTTGGCCTCTTGGGTGTATATTATTCATGTTATCTTCGTTCCAAGCTTGTATGGGTACTCACAGGAGGCAGCAATCAAGAAAAAATATGGAGGAAAAATACCCAAAAAGTCACCACTTATATCGAAG GACCATGAGCGGGCATTCTTTGATTCTGCTGATTGGGCTTTAGGAAAG CAAGGTGGAAATCCCAACAAGCCCAAAGGGCCCCTTGAAGCTCTTCGACCAAAACTCCAG CCTACTCAACAAAATGCTCGTGCCCGCcgatcttcctatgcatctgcagaCAATGATGGTACTCCTTATCTGCACATCCTAAGCAGACAACTCCTTGTATTTGATGGTCAATGCAGTCCCAGTCTCACACAACATTGTCTTTTATTTTTCCTGTAG
- the LOC123061670 gene encoding uncharacterized protein isoform X2, which translates to MSGMSSDDASAEVRLEGEVSGEKVQETQDQNEGSGMPSPQEEVLSFPGTIFLGVILASWVYIIHVIFVPSLYGYSQEAAIKKKYGGKIPKKSPLISKDHERAFFDSADWALGKQGGNPNKPKGPLEALRPKLQPTQQNARARRSSYASADNDESLSLPAEELIQNDDPTEDKNKE; encoded by the exons ATGTCTGGAATGTCATCTGATGATGCAAGTGCTGAAGTGAGGCTTGAAGGAGAAGTTTCTGGTGAAAAGGTACAAGAAACTCAAGATCAGAATGAAGGCAGTGGCATGCCCTCGCCACAAGAGGAGGTACTGTCTTTTCCCGGTACCATTTTTTTGGGGGTGATCTTGGCCTCTTGGGTGTATATTATTCATGTTATCTTCGTTCCAAGCTTGTATGGGTACTCACAGGAGGCAGCAATCAAGAAAAAATATGGAGGAAAAATACCCAAAAAGTCACCACTTATATCGAAG GACCATGAGCGGGCATTCTTTGATTCTGCTGATTGGGCTTTAGGAAAG CAAGGTGGAAATCCCAACAAGCCCAAAGGGCCCCTTGAAGCTCTTCGACCAAAACTCCAG CCTACTCAACAAAATGCTCGTGCCCGCcgatcttcctatgcatctgcagaCAATGATG AGAGTTTGAGTTTGCCTGCCGAGGAGCTGATCCAGAATGATGATCCAACTGAAGACAAGAACAAGGAATAA
- the LOC123061670 gene encoding uncharacterized protein isoform X5, whose protein sequence is MKAVACPRHKRSLYGYSQEAAIKKKYGGKIPKKSPLISKDHERAFFDSADWALGKQGGNPNKPKGPLEALRPKLQPTQQNARARRSSYASADNDGTPYLHILSRQLLVFDGQCSPSLTQHCLLFFL, encoded by the exons ATGAAGGCAGTGGCATGCCCTCGCCACAAGAGGAG CTTGTATGGGTACTCACAGGAGGCAGCAATCAAGAAAAAATATGGAGGAAAAATACCCAAAAAGTCACCACTTATATCGAAG GACCATGAGCGGGCATTCTTTGATTCTGCTGATTGGGCTTTAGGAAAG CAAGGTGGAAATCCCAACAAGCCCAAAGGGCCCCTTGAAGCTCTTCGACCAAAACTCCAG CCTACTCAACAAAATGCTCGTGCCCGCcgatcttcctatgcatctgcagaCAATGATGGTACTCCTTATCTGCACATCCTAAGCAGACAACTCCTTGTATTTGATGGTCAATGCAGTCCCAGTCTCACACAACATTGTCTTTTATTTTTCCTGTAG
- the LOC123061667 gene encoding uncharacterized protein isoform X2 — MVAPLDQAAPHATLEQDQRDAATATENSGRDHGAADIADADPGEAICAPGSAPSVTSRISVQKVCSLVGKFNKFKRDLVEEIGFGGMLGIKMLAKLNLKFSAWLMERVEVESSTLKIDEQRVLQIQDHDVQKVFSLPCGTRSICPDTTEPSAACKEFMRASAYLSKGAHSLKAAEAYLLRDDINADSSKVQIDCFKIAFVIFVVGHLLAPSTKHDYITIDFWAALNDISQIKEFNWCAYVLEHLNRAVGKLKTDIRNRNITVHLVGCHLFLQVFYLDNLDLGPLSKTKDHLPRISLFDYESVKKMIEVITSNVDGDTSFAGASFRRAQDVCYSRVHYESHTHRADVASDLPHHAPGFVGTKHQHNPVTPMLRSSFTETGQGDFSNHLRLKYPSLANHPLMTILEEHNAHMMENISEIRRSCEVAMSTLADKLLGYISENRCCCRAVGRTDCLLRSSHTIHVGSSFWISSSAGKLKLSTGKIKDNVV, encoded by the exons ATGGTGGCACCACTGGACCAGGCGGCACCGCATGCCACATTGGAACAAGATCAGCGAGACGCCGCCACAGCCACAGAGAATAGCGGCAGGGATCACGGAGCCGCCGACATAGCAGATGCTGATCCAGGCGAAGCAATATGCGCTCCTGGATCCGCACCTTCTGTCACGTCAAGGATTTCGGTGCAGAAGGTGTGCTCGCTCGTCGGCAAGTTTAACAAGTTCAAGAGGGATTTGGTCGAGGAGATAGGCTTTGGTGGGATGCTGGGGATCAAGATGCTGGCAAAGTTGAATTTGAAATTCAGCGCGTGGCTAATGGAAAGAGTCGAGGTCGAGTCCAGCACACTGAAAATAGACGAGCAAAGGGTTCTGCAGATCCAGGACCATGATGTCCAGAAGGTATTCAGTCTGCCATGCGGCACCAGATCGATATGCCCCGATACGACCGAGCCGTCTGCAGCCTGCAAAGAGTTCATGCGAGCTTCTGCCTATTTGAGCAAAGGCGCGCACAGTCTAAAGGCCGCGGAGGCTTATCTCCTGAGAGATGACATCAATGCAGATTCCAGCAAGGTCCAGATAGATTGCTTCAAGATAGCCTTTGTTATTTTTGTTGTTGGCCACCTGTTGGCTCCATCCACTAAGCATGACTACATCACCATAGATTTCTGGGCCGCCCTCAACGATATCTCGCAAATTAAAGAATTTAATTGGTGTGCTTATGTACTCGAGCATTTGAACAGAGCTGTTGGGAAGTTGAAAACTGATATCCGCAACCGGAACATCACTGTACATCTTGTTGGCTGCCATCTGTTTCTTCAG GTATTCTACTTGGACAATCTTGATCTTGGTCCACTTTCCAAGACAAAAGACCATCTACCAAGGATTAGTCTTTTTGACTACGAGTCGGTTAAGAAGATGATAGAAGTGATCACTAGCAACGTGGATGGAGATACATCATTCGCTGGAGCTAGT TTTAGGCGCGCTCAAGATGTTTGCTACTCCAGAGTCCACTACGAAAGCCACACTCACCGAGCAGATGTAGCTTCTGACCTGCCCCATCATGCCCCAGGTTTTGTTGGCACAAAGCACCAACACAACCCAGTTACTCCCATGCTACGAAGCAGCTTCACTGAAACTGGACAAGGAGATTTCTCCAACCATCTCCGATTGAAATACCCGTCACTT GCAAACCACCCGCTTATGACCATTTTGGAAGAACATAATGCACACATGATGGAAAATATATCTGAAATTAGGCGAAGTTGCGAAGTGGCGATGTCTACCTTAGCGGACAAACTTCTTGGCTATATATCTGAGAACCGCTGTTGCTGCAGAGCGGTGGGACGAACTGATTGTTTACTGAGGTCGTCGCACACAATTCATG TTGGATCATCATTCTGGATCAGCTCCTCGGCAGGCAAACTCAAACTCTCTACAGGAAAAATAAAAGACAATGTTGTGTGA
- the LOC123061667 gene encoding uncharacterized protein isoform X3 — MVAPLDQAAPHATLEQDQRDAATATENSGRDHGAADIADADPGEAICAPGSAPSVTSRISVQKVCSLVGKFNKFKRDLVEEIGFGGMLGIKMLAKLNLKFSAWLMERVEVESSTLKIDEQRVLQIQDHDVQKVFSLPCGTRSICPDTTEPSAACKEFMRASAYLSKGAHSLKAAEAYLLRDDINADSSKVQIDCFKIAFVIFVVGHLLAPSTKHDYITIDFWAALNDISQIKEFNWCAYVLEHLNRAVGKLKTDIRNRNITVHLVGCHLFLQVFYLDNLDLGPLSKTKDHLPRISLFDYESVKKMIEVITSNVDGDTSFAGASFRRAQDVCYSRVHYESHTHRADVASDLPHHAPGFVGTKHQHNPVTPMLRSSFTETGQGDFSNHLRLKYPSLLDHHSGSAPRQANSNSLQEK, encoded by the exons ATGGTGGCACCACTGGACCAGGCGGCACCGCATGCCACATTGGAACAAGATCAGCGAGACGCCGCCACAGCCACAGAGAATAGCGGCAGGGATCACGGAGCCGCCGACATAGCAGATGCTGATCCAGGCGAAGCAATATGCGCTCCTGGATCCGCACCTTCTGTCACGTCAAGGATTTCGGTGCAGAAGGTGTGCTCGCTCGTCGGCAAGTTTAACAAGTTCAAGAGGGATTTGGTCGAGGAGATAGGCTTTGGTGGGATGCTGGGGATCAAGATGCTGGCAAAGTTGAATTTGAAATTCAGCGCGTGGCTAATGGAAAGAGTCGAGGTCGAGTCCAGCACACTGAAAATAGACGAGCAAAGGGTTCTGCAGATCCAGGACCATGATGTCCAGAAGGTATTCAGTCTGCCATGCGGCACCAGATCGATATGCCCCGATACGACCGAGCCGTCTGCAGCCTGCAAAGAGTTCATGCGAGCTTCTGCCTATTTGAGCAAAGGCGCGCACAGTCTAAAGGCCGCGGAGGCTTATCTCCTGAGAGATGACATCAATGCAGATTCCAGCAAGGTCCAGATAGATTGCTTCAAGATAGCCTTTGTTATTTTTGTTGTTGGCCACCTGTTGGCTCCATCCACTAAGCATGACTACATCACCATAGATTTCTGGGCCGCCCTCAACGATATCTCGCAAATTAAAGAATTTAATTGGTGTGCTTATGTACTCGAGCATTTGAACAGAGCTGTTGGGAAGTTGAAAACTGATATCCGCAACCGGAACATCACTGTACATCTTGTTGGCTGCCATCTGTTTCTTCAG GTATTCTACTTGGACAATCTTGATCTTGGTCCACTTTCCAAGACAAAAGACCATCTACCAAGGATTAGTCTTTTTGACTACGAGTCGGTTAAGAAGATGATAGAAGTGATCACTAGCAACGTGGATGGAGATACATCATTCGCTGGAGCTAGT TTTAGGCGCGCTCAAGATGTTTGCTACTCCAGAGTCCACTACGAAAGCCACACTCACCGAGCAGATGTAGCTTCTGACCTGCCCCATCATGCCCCAGGTTTTGTTGGCACAAAGCACCAACACAACCCAGTTACTCCCATGCTACGAAGCAGCTTCACTGAAACTGGACAAGGAGATTTCTCCAACCATCTCCGATTGAAATACCCGTCACTT TTGGATCATCATTCTGGATCAGCTCCTCGGCAGGCAAACTCAAACTCTCTACAGGAAAAATAA
- the LOC123061667 gene encoding uncharacterized protein isoform X1 produces MVAPLDQAAPHATLEQDQRDAATATENSGRDHGAADIADADPGEAICAPGSAPSVTSRISVQKVCSLVGKFNKFKRDLVEEIGFGGMLGIKMLAKLNLKFSAWLMERVEVESSTLKIDEQRVLQIQDHDVQKVFSLPCGTRSICPDTTEPSAACKEFMRASAYLSKGAHSLKAAEAYLLRDDINADSSKVQIDCFKIAFVIFVVGHLLAPSTKHDYITIDFWAALNDISQIKEFNWCAYVLEHLNRAVGKLKTDIRNRNITVHLVGCHLFLQVFYLDNLDLGPLSKTKDHLPRISLFDYESVKKMIEVITSNVDGDTSFAGASFRRAQDVCYSRVHYESHTHRADVASDLPHHAPGFVGTKHQHNPVTPMLRSSFTETGQGDFSNHLRLKYPSLANHPLMTILEEHNAHMMENISEIRRSCEVAMSTLADKLLGYISENRCCCRAVGRTDCLLRSSHTIHESSTEQNSLSHKRDAPEPTGAGHHKKIRVNQPLVETDLQASIPGCSTNKSLPRSPLQVDINLAAP; encoded by the exons ATGGTGGCACCACTGGACCAGGCGGCACCGCATGCCACATTGGAACAAGATCAGCGAGACGCCGCCACAGCCACAGAGAATAGCGGCAGGGATCACGGAGCCGCCGACATAGCAGATGCTGATCCAGGCGAAGCAATATGCGCTCCTGGATCCGCACCTTCTGTCACGTCAAGGATTTCGGTGCAGAAGGTGTGCTCGCTCGTCGGCAAGTTTAACAAGTTCAAGAGGGATTTGGTCGAGGAGATAGGCTTTGGTGGGATGCTGGGGATCAAGATGCTGGCAAAGTTGAATTTGAAATTCAGCGCGTGGCTAATGGAAAGAGTCGAGGTCGAGTCCAGCACACTGAAAATAGACGAGCAAAGGGTTCTGCAGATCCAGGACCATGATGTCCAGAAGGTATTCAGTCTGCCATGCGGCACCAGATCGATATGCCCCGATACGACCGAGCCGTCTGCAGCCTGCAAAGAGTTCATGCGAGCTTCTGCCTATTTGAGCAAAGGCGCGCACAGTCTAAAGGCCGCGGAGGCTTATCTCCTGAGAGATGACATCAATGCAGATTCCAGCAAGGTCCAGATAGATTGCTTCAAGATAGCCTTTGTTATTTTTGTTGTTGGCCACCTGTTGGCTCCATCCACTAAGCATGACTACATCACCATAGATTTCTGGGCCGCCCTCAACGATATCTCGCAAATTAAAGAATTTAATTGGTGTGCTTATGTACTCGAGCATTTGAACAGAGCTGTTGGGAAGTTGAAAACTGATATCCGCAACCGGAACATCACTGTACATCTTGTTGGCTGCCATCTGTTTCTTCAG GTATTCTACTTGGACAATCTTGATCTTGGTCCACTTTCCAAGACAAAAGACCATCTACCAAGGATTAGTCTTTTTGACTACGAGTCGGTTAAGAAGATGATAGAAGTGATCACTAGCAACGTGGATGGAGATACATCATTCGCTGGAGCTAGT TTTAGGCGCGCTCAAGATGTTTGCTACTCCAGAGTCCACTACGAAAGCCACACTCACCGAGCAGATGTAGCTTCTGACCTGCCCCATCATGCCCCAGGTTTTGTTGGCACAAAGCACCAACACAACCCAGTTACTCCCATGCTACGAAGCAGCTTCACTGAAACTGGACAAGGAGATTTCTCCAACCATCTCCGATTGAAATACCCGTCACTT GCAAACCACCCGCTTATGACCATTTTGGAAGAACATAATGCACACATGATGGAAAATATATCTGAAATTAGGCGAAGTTGCGAAGTGGCGATGTCTACCTTAGCGGACAAACTTCTTGGCTATATATCTGAGAACCGCTGTTGCTGCAGAGCGGTGGGACGAACTGATTGTTTACTGAGGTCGTCGCACACAATTCATG AGAGTTCAACCGAGCAGAATTCACTCTCTCACAAACGGGATGCACCTGAGCCCACTGGAGCAG GACATCACAAGAAGATACGGGTGAACCAGCCTCTAGTTGAGACAGACCTTCAAGCAAGTATACCTGGATGCTCAACTAACAAGAGCCTACCCCGCAGTCCTTTACAAGTTGACATCAACCTGGCCGCACCGTAG
- the LOC123061667 gene encoding uncharacterized protein isoform X4 yields the protein MVAPLDQAAPHATLEQDQRDAATATENSGRDHGAADIADADPGEAICAPGSAPSVTSRISVQKVCSLVGKFNKFKRDLVEEIGFGGMLGIKMLAKLNLKFSAWLMERVEVESSTLKIDEQRVLQIQDHDVQKVFSLPCGTRSICPDTTEPSAACKEFMRASAYLSKGAHSLKAAEAYLLRDDINADSSKVQIDCFKIAFVIFVVGHLLAPSTKHDYITIDFWAALNDISQIKEFNWCAYVLEHLNRAVGKLKTDIRNRNITVHLVGCHLFLQVFYLDNLDLGPLSKTKDHLPRISLFDYESVKKMIEVITSNVDGDTSFAGASFRRAQDVCYSRVHYESHTHRADVASDLPHHAPGFVGTKHQHNPVTPMLRSSFTETGQGDFSNHLRLKYPSLSGGTN from the exons ATGGTGGCACCACTGGACCAGGCGGCACCGCATGCCACATTGGAACAAGATCAGCGAGACGCCGCCACAGCCACAGAGAATAGCGGCAGGGATCACGGAGCCGCCGACATAGCAGATGCTGATCCAGGCGAAGCAATATGCGCTCCTGGATCCGCACCTTCTGTCACGTCAAGGATTTCGGTGCAGAAGGTGTGCTCGCTCGTCGGCAAGTTTAACAAGTTCAAGAGGGATTTGGTCGAGGAGATAGGCTTTGGTGGGATGCTGGGGATCAAGATGCTGGCAAAGTTGAATTTGAAATTCAGCGCGTGGCTAATGGAAAGAGTCGAGGTCGAGTCCAGCACACTGAAAATAGACGAGCAAAGGGTTCTGCAGATCCAGGACCATGATGTCCAGAAGGTATTCAGTCTGCCATGCGGCACCAGATCGATATGCCCCGATACGACCGAGCCGTCTGCAGCCTGCAAAGAGTTCATGCGAGCTTCTGCCTATTTGAGCAAAGGCGCGCACAGTCTAAAGGCCGCGGAGGCTTATCTCCTGAGAGATGACATCAATGCAGATTCCAGCAAGGTCCAGATAGATTGCTTCAAGATAGCCTTTGTTATTTTTGTTGTTGGCCACCTGTTGGCTCCATCCACTAAGCATGACTACATCACCATAGATTTCTGGGCCGCCCTCAACGATATCTCGCAAATTAAAGAATTTAATTGGTGTGCTTATGTACTCGAGCATTTGAACAGAGCTGTTGGGAAGTTGAAAACTGATATCCGCAACCGGAACATCACTGTACATCTTGTTGGCTGCCATCTGTTTCTTCAG GTATTCTACTTGGACAATCTTGATCTTGGTCCACTTTCCAAGACAAAAGACCATCTACCAAGGATTAGTCTTTTTGACTACGAGTCGGTTAAGAAGATGATAGAAGTGATCACTAGCAACGTGGATGGAGATACATCATTCGCTGGAGCTAGT TTTAGGCGCGCTCAAGATGTTTGCTACTCCAGAGTCCACTACGAAAGCCACACTCACCGAGCAGATGTAGCTTCTGACCTGCCCCATCATGCCCCAGGTTTTGTTGGCACAAAGCACCAACACAACCCAGTTACTCCCATGCTACGAAGCAGCTTCACTGAAACTGGACAAGGAGATTTCTCCAACCATCTCCGATTGAAATACCCGTCACTT AGCGGTGGGACGAACTGA